From Mycobacterium lacus, one genomic window encodes:
- a CDS encoding ATP-binding cassette domain-containing protein, with the protein MRNDDMAVVVRGIRKAFGKVVALDDVSFEVGHGEVIGLLGPNGAGKTTMVDILSTLTRPDRGSASVSGYDVVSEPAGVRRSIMVTGQQVAVDYVLSGEQNLVLFGRLYGLSKSAARTRAHELLEQFGLMHAAKRPVNTYSGGMRRRIDIACGLVVQPRVAFLDEPTTGLDPRSRQAIWDLVASFKKLGIATLLTTQYLEEADALSDRIILIDHGKIIAEGTANELKHRAGDTFCEIVPRDLKDLDAVVAALGSLLPEHSRAIVTPESDRITMPAPDGTRTLIEAARRLDEANIELADIALRRPSLDDVFLSMTADPSETHALTHLASGAMR; encoded by the coding sequence ATGCGCAACGACGACATGGCTGTGGTGGTTCGGGGGATTCGCAAGGCATTCGGCAAGGTTGTGGCCCTGGATGACGTCAGTTTCGAGGTGGGCCACGGTGAAGTGATTGGTCTGCTCGGCCCAAATGGCGCGGGCAAGACGACCATGGTGGACATCTTGTCGACGCTGACCCGGCCGGATCGGGGCTCGGCCAGCGTCTCCGGGTACGACGTCGTTTCCGAGCCGGCCGGTGTGCGCCGCTCGATCATGGTCACCGGACAGCAGGTCGCCGTCGACTACGTGCTTTCCGGCGAGCAGAACCTGGTGTTGTTCGGTCGTCTGTACGGGCTGAGCAAGTCGGCGGCACGCACGCGGGCGCACGAGCTGCTCGAGCAGTTCGGCCTCATGCATGCCGCGAAACGGCCCGTCAACACGTATTCCGGCGGGATGCGCCGACGGATAGACATCGCGTGCGGATTGGTGGTCCAACCCCGGGTTGCGTTCCTGGACGAGCCCACCACCGGGCTGGATCCGAGGAGCCGGCAAGCCATTTGGGACCTGGTGGCCAGCTTCAAGAAGCTCGGCATCGCCACGCTGCTGACCACACAGTATCTCGAAGAGGCCGACGCGCTCAGTGACCGGATCATCCTGATCGATCACGGCAAGATCATCGCCGAGGGCACCGCGAACGAGCTCAAGCACCGTGCCGGCGACACGTTCTGCGAAATAGTGCCGCGGGATCTGAAGGATCTGGACGCTGTTGTCGCAGCGCTCGGTTCGCTGCTGCCCGAGCACAGCCGGGCCATCGTGACACCCGAATCAGACCGGATCACGATGCCGGCACCGGACGGCACCAGAACGCTCATCGAGGCCGCCCGCCGGCTCGATGAGGCGAATATCGAGCTGGCCGACATCGCGCTACGCCGGCCGTCGCTCGATGACGTATTCCTGTCCATGACGGCGGATCCCAGCGAGACCCACGCCCTAACGCACCTGGCGTCGGGGGCCATGCGATGA
- a CDS encoding ABC transporter permease produces the protein MSAPALDPTPIPIKPRPSMLQQWWVLFVRFIMPGLRNGEKITTIGAPVAFMVGFYIPFSIPWNHFVGGGSSGVASNLAQYITPLVTLQAVAFAAIGSAFRAATDSLLGVNRRFATMPIAPLTPVLARVTVAVYRCSWGLGVSLICGYAFGFRFHRSLLCIVGFCVLVIAIGALLSFGADLLGTAVKNPDAMLPLLTLPILIFGLLSVGLMPLKLFPRWVHGFVRDQPISQFVVALRALAGDTTKTVVPVTWPVMAPTLAWLCGFLAVGVISSFLVLSRPR, from the coding sequence ATGAGCGCCCCGGCCCTCGATCCGACTCCGATCCCGATCAAGCCACGCCCGTCGATGCTGCAGCAGTGGTGGGTGCTCTTTGTGCGGTTCATCATGCCGGGCCTGCGCAACGGTGAGAAAATCACCACGATCGGCGCGCCCGTGGCTTTCATGGTGGGCTTCTACATACCGTTCTCCATTCCGTGGAACCATTTTGTGGGCGGTGGCAGCTCGGGCGTCGCCAGCAACTTGGCGCAGTACATCACGCCCTTGGTCACCCTGCAGGCGGTCGCATTCGCCGCTATCGGGTCGGCGTTTCGGGCGGCCACCGATTCTCTGCTGGGCGTCAATCGACGATTCGCCACCATGCCGATCGCCCCGTTGACGCCGGTGCTCGCCCGCGTGACGGTGGCCGTGTACCGATGCTCGTGGGGTTTGGGGGTATCCCTGATCTGCGGCTATGCGTTCGGATTCCGGTTCCATCGCAGCCTGCTATGCATCGTGGGGTTTTGCGTCTTGGTGATCGCGATTGGGGCCTTGCTATCCTTCGGCGCCGACCTGCTGGGCACCGCTGTCAAAAACCCCGACGCGATGCTGCCGCTGCTGACGCTGCCCATTTTGATCTTCGGGCTGCTGTCCGTTGGTCTCATGCCGCTCAAGTTGTTTCCTCGTTGGGTCCACGGGTTCGTGCGCGACCAGCCGATCTCCCAGTTCGTGGTGGCGCTGCGCGCACTGGCCGGGGATACCACCAAAACGGTCGTCCCGGTGACATGGCCCGTCATGGCGCCGACGTTGGCGTGGCTGTGCGGTTTCCTGGCGGTCGGGGTGATCTCATCCTTCCTCGTTTTGTCGAGACCGCGATGA
- a CDS encoding ABC transporter permease has translation MTAVTTREIGFAPARAQDPENSVRLLLSHTLLQTQRLLTRWAHDFVTIIGAIVFPILFMLVLNIVLGNLIYAVTHNGALYSIVPLIALGATITGSAFVAIDLIRERSCGLLSRLWVLPVHRASGLLSRILANAIRILFTTLVMLGTGMLLGFRFREGMIASLMWLGVPMILGIAFAVIVTTVALHTAQTVVVEGVELVQAIAIFFSTGLVPLDQYPHWIQPVVAHQPVSYAVAAMRGLSMGGPVLAPMTGVLLWTAGICAACAVPLAIGYRRASTR, from the coding sequence ATGACCGCCGTGACAACTCGGGAAATCGGGTTTGCGCCCGCGCGGGCGCAGGACCCGGAAAACTCTGTCCGGCTGCTCCTTTCGCATACCCTGTTGCAGACCCAGCGATTGCTCACTCGGTGGGCGCACGACTTTGTCACCATCATCGGCGCGATCGTGTTCCCGATTCTGTTCATGCTGGTGCTGAATATCGTGCTCGGTAACCTGATTTACGCCGTCACCCACAACGGCGCGCTGTACAGCATCGTTCCGCTGATCGCGCTCGGCGCCACGATCACCGGGTCGGCGTTCGTGGCGATCGACCTGATACGCGAGCGCTCCTGCGGCCTGCTTTCCCGATTGTGGGTGCTGCCGGTGCACCGGGCATCGGGCCTGCTCTCTCGAATCCTCGCGAACGCGATCCGGATTCTGTTCACCACCCTCGTCATGCTGGGAACCGGGATGCTGTTGGGCTTCCGGTTCCGTGAGGGCATGATCGCGAGCCTGATGTGGCTCGGTGTCCCGATGATCCTTGGCATCGCATTCGCCGTCATCGTCACCACCGTGGCGCTCCACACAGCGCAAACAGTCGTGGTTGAGGGGGTCGAGTTGGTGCAAGCGATCGCGATCTTCTTCTCCACGGGCCTGGTACCGCTCGACCAGTACCCACACTGGATTCAGCCGGTCGTGGCACATCAGCCCGTGAGCTACGCCGTCGCGGCGATGCGCGGACTATCGATGGGCGGTCCGGTCCTGGCTCCGATGACCGGAGTGCTGCTGTGGACCGCGGGTATCTGCGCCGCATGCGCCGTACCCTTGGCGATCGGCTATCGACGGGCCAGCACGCGCTGA
- a CDS encoding phthiocerol/phthiodiolone dimycocerosyl transferase, producing the protein MFPGSVIRKLSHSEEVFAQYEVFTSMTIRLRGVVDVDALSEAFDALVAAHPVLASHLEPSPDGGWNLVADDLLHSGICVVDGTNGAAPRNAQMRLDQSVSLLNLRLTLHDGGAELTLFLHHSMADGHHGAALVDELFSRYTDTVSTGDPGPINPEPAPLPMEVLLEQRGIKKQGLSGAERFMPAMFAYELPATATPTVLANPGSPQAVPVVSLRLTKQETADLVAFGREHRLSLNTVVAAAILLTEWRLRETPHVPIPYVYPVDLRFLLVPPVAPTECTNLLGAASYLAEIGPDTDIVDLARDIVATLRGDLADGVIQQSGLHFGTAFEGTPPGLPPLVFCTDATAFPTMRTPPGIILEDIRGQFYCAITVPLDLYSCGLYDGQLILERHGHMSEPEKTLEAIRSLLCTVPSEYGWIME; encoded by the coding sequence GTGTTTCCCGGATCCGTGATCCGAAAGCTGTCGCACAGCGAGGAAGTCTTCGCGCAGTACGAGGTCTTCACGAGCATGACAATCCGGCTGCGCGGTGTCGTCGACGTCGACGCGTTGTCGGAGGCTTTCGATGCCCTCGTGGCGGCCCACCCGGTCTTGGCCAGTCACCTTGAGCCAAGCCCCGACGGCGGTTGGAACCTCGTCGCCGACGACCTGCTCCACTCTGGGATCTGCGTCGTCGACGGCACCAACGGGGCGGCGCCGCGCAACGCCCAAATGCGGCTCGACCAGAGCGTGTCGCTATTGAACTTGCGGCTGACGCTCCACGACGGAGGAGCCGAGCTGACGCTTTTTCTCCATCACAGCATGGCCGACGGCCACCATGGGGCCGCTCTTGTCGATGAGCTGTTCTCCCGATACACCGACACGGTGTCCACCGGTGACCCCGGTCCAATAAACCCGGAGCCCGCCCCGCTGCCGATGGAGGTCCTGCTGGAACAGCGGGGCATCAAGAAGCAAGGGCTGTCGGGAGCTGAGCGGTTCATGCCGGCGATGTTCGCCTATGAGCTCCCTGCCACGGCGACGCCGACGGTCCTGGCGAATCCCGGATCGCCCCAAGCCGTTCCGGTCGTCAGCCTGCGGCTCACCAAACAGGAGACGGCGGACCTGGTGGCGTTCGGCCGTGAGCATCGGCTAAGCCTCAACACCGTGGTCGCGGCGGCCATCCTGCTCACCGAGTGGCGACTGCGCGAGACCCCGCACGTCCCGATTCCCTACGTTTACCCCGTCGACTTGCGATTTCTTCTCGTGCCCCCGGTGGCCCCGACCGAATGTACCAACCTGCTCGGGGCGGCTTCTTACCTCGCTGAAATCGGTCCGGACACCGACATCGTCGATCTGGCACGCGATATCGTTGCCACACTTCGGGGTGACTTGGCCGACGGTGTGATTCAGCAGTCGGGGCTGCACTTCGGTACGGCGTTCGAAGGCACTCCTCCCGGGCTGCCACCACTTGTCTTCTGCACTGACGCCACTGCGTTTCCAACGATGCGCACACCGCCGGGCATCATACTGGAAGACATTCGGGGCCAGTTCTACTGCGCCATCACCGTCCCACTCGATCTCTACTCCTGCGGCCTCTACGACGGGCAACTGATCCTCGAGCGTCACGGCCACATGTCGGAACCGGAAAAGACCCTCGAGGCGATACGCTCCCTGCTCTGCACCGTTCCCTCGGAATATGGCTGGATCATGGAGTGA
- a CDS encoding WS/DGAT/MGAT family O-acyltransferase gives MKWLNGTDALMLSSETPNVHLHTLKVAVIELDQDCRNFDIEAFRAAIGARLHKLEPFCYQLVEVPFKFHHPMWREHCDVELTYHIRPWRLPAPGGRRELDEAIGQIGSAPLDRSRPLWELYFVEGLSGGRIAVVGKIHHALVDGVGAANLMALGMDLRPGPQRGPQPPDPVPSTRRLIGWALADHVRHGGRIPRAIGYTARGLSRVRRSSRTLSEVLRRPFTPPPTFMNHHLRSPKRRFASISLALADVKQTGQRLGVTVNDLVLAMSTGALRTLLLRYDGRAEPLSAVIPVSLDGSADRFSGNCADALSVALPVDLEHALERVRGCRRSAMSSKERQRLRGPELASRWLDCAPPVIAEPVIRLASSRKAVSTMPNLIISNVRGPFERRGRVGGALVTEIYSVGHLAPWSGLNITAWSYVDQLNVSVLTDDATVEDPHEVTEAMRAEFVEIRRSAGLSEQLTVVECAMAPIAVDRDVTP, from the coding sequence ATGAAATGGCTTAACGGCACGGATGCCCTCATGCTCTCCAGCGAGACGCCGAACGTCCACCTGCACACGCTCAAAGTCGCGGTCATCGAGCTAGACCAGGACTGCCGGAACTTCGACATCGAGGCGTTCCGCGCGGCCATCGGCGCTCGGCTGCACAAGCTCGAGCCCTTCTGCTATCAGCTCGTCGAGGTCCCGTTCAAGTTCCACCACCCGATGTGGCGCGAGCACTGCGACGTGGAGCTCACCTACCACATCCGGCCTTGGCGGCTGCCCGCCCCGGGCGGTCGTCGCGAGCTGGACGAGGCGATCGGACAGATCGGCAGCGCCCCGCTTGACCGCAGCCGCCCGCTGTGGGAGCTGTACTTCGTCGAAGGCTTGTCCGGCGGCCGAATTGCAGTGGTGGGCAAGATCCACCACGCACTCGTCGACGGGGTGGGCGCCGCCAATCTGATGGCCCTCGGCATGGACCTGCGGCCCGGGCCGCAACGCGGCCCGCAGCCACCCGACCCCGTTCCGAGCACGCGGCGGCTGATCGGTTGGGCGTTGGCGGACCACGTCCGTCACGGCGGGCGGATCCCGCGGGCCATCGGCTACACCGCGCGGGGTCTGTCGCGGGTGCGGCGCAGCTCGCGCACGCTTTCAGAGGTGTTGCGCCGGCCGTTTACTCCACCACCGACCTTCATGAATCACCACTTGCGCAGCCCGAAGCGCAGATTCGCGAGCATCTCCTTGGCGTTGGCCGATGTCAAACAGACCGGTCAGCGCCTCGGGGTCACCGTCAACGATTTGGTGCTGGCCATGTCGACCGGCGCGCTGCGCACATTGCTCTTGCGTTATGACGGCAGGGCCGAACCGCTGTCGGCCGTCATCCCGGTGAGCCTCGATGGGTCAGCGGACCGGTTTTCCGGCAATTGCGCCGACGCGTTGTCGGTCGCGCTTCCCGTTGACCTCGAACACGCGCTGGAGCGGGTCCGTGGCTGCCGGCGGAGTGCCATGTCGAGCAAGGAACGTCAGCGGCTCAGGGGACCAGAGCTGGCAAGCCGCTGGTTGGACTGCGCCCCACCCGTGATTGCCGAACCCGTCATTCGGCTGGCGTCCAGCCGCAAAGCGGTGAGCACAATGCCCAACCTGATAATCTCGAACGTTCGCGGTCCGTTCGAACGACGTGGCCGGGTGGGCGGCGCTCTGGTCACCGAGATCTATTCGGTCGGGCATTTGGCCCCGTGGAGCGGGCTCAACATCACCGCCTGGAGCTATGTCGATCAGCTCAATGTCTCGGTGCTGACCGATGACGCGACTGTCGAGGACCCGCACGAGGTTACCGAGGCTATGCGGGCAGAGTTCGTCGAAATCCGCCGGAGCGCAGGGCTTTCCGAACAGTTGACGGTGGTGGAGTGTGCGATGGCGCCGATCGCGGTTGACCGCGATGTCACTCCATGA
- a CDS encoding rhamnosyl O-methyltransferase: protein MNGVGVTRRLTALARILVSVVAGLVYRPTGSVAEEYHKWYYGSLAWNTTTWIGIKCWKSVSDMWNYQEILTELKPSLVIEFGTRYGGSALFFADVMRHGGQPFKVLSVDISHKALDPAARRDRDILFVESSSTAPAVAEHIQRLKGEYPGRIFAILDSDHSMNHVLAEMTLLRPLLAAGDYLVVEDSNINGHPVLPGVGAGPYEAIEAYEHEFPNDYKHDVAREKKFGWTFATNGFLIRK, encoded by the coding sequence ATGAACGGGGTGGGAGTGACAAGGCGACTGACCGCGCTAGCGCGAATATTGGTGAGCGTGGTGGCCGGATTGGTTTACCGACCGACCGGCTCGGTCGCGGAAGAATACCACAAGTGGTATTACGGCAGCTTAGCCTGGAATACGACCACCTGGATTGGGATCAAATGCTGGAAGTCTGTCAGCGATATGTGGAATTACCAGGAGATCCTGACCGAGTTGAAACCATCCCTGGTCATAGAGTTCGGCACTCGCTACGGTGGCTCGGCGCTGTTTTTCGCCGATGTCATGAGGCACGGCGGCCAACCATTCAAGGTGCTTTCGGTGGACATCTCCCACAAGGCTCTCGATCCGGCGGCCCGGCGCGACCGCGATATCTTGTTCGTTGAATCGTCATCCACCGCGCCGGCCGTCGCCGAGCACATTCAGCGCCTCAAAGGCGAATATCCCGGCAGGATTTTCGCCATTCTGGACAGCGACCACTCGATGAATCATGTACTGGCCGAGATGACGCTACTGCGGCCGTTACTCGCCGCCGGCGACTACCTGGTGGTGGAAGATTCCAACATCAACGGCCACCCCGTCCTTCCTGGAGTCGGGGCCGGCCCGTATGAAGCCATCGAGGCATACGAGCATGAATTCCCCAACGATTACAAGCATGACGTGGCGCGAGAGAAAAAATTCGGCTGGACATTCGCCACCAACGGGTTCCTGATCCGCAAATAA